The region tgaTTCGAGgaatattgtttaataaaacacattaaaatctGTCCCACAACATCCCTGACACTTTAAGGTATACAGGAATCAGATTTTGTTTATGTTCAATATTTATCTTGGCATAGGATGATTTTATTGTGTACAACCtacgttcacattttttttttttatgtaaatcaaATGTATTTCTTCCCAGTGTGATTAGCGGGTACCTGGCTAAACTTATTGTTGTATTTTCTGGgcctttttcacatttttgtgggAAGCATCATACCTGGAAGGAGTTGAAGAGCATCTCGTAGTGCATCTGAATCTGCCACGGGATGCCGGAAACCTCCGTGTAGGGCATGGCGTTGAATATGATGTAATGCACGCCAAACAGCGGCATCAGCACCAGCGTGGACTTCAGCAGTTTTCTGCAGCGGGAGGAAAAATGTTGGAAAACGACAAGAAAgaaacatttgaatttttttaaataacatcgCTTGTTGATTTCTTGGTGTTTATGGATAATTGGGTCGAGGTTCTAGAGTGTTTtggctgtatatatatatatatatatatatatatatatatatatatatatatatagaatgtgcaatatgaattcacgtgtataacggaacatatggcgttccacagggttcaattctggggcttctgctacttttttaactaaataaaatttaacTGATTTGAGCCTATTGGGaaggtgctggatttcactttcctttcttttctttggtccttcctcgggtctcctgacgacctcacgactctggctggaagtgttcggtttaggtgaacggtatgggattttttaataggttttaggtgaactcatgaatacacacacgcacgcacacccacatacaaaaaaaaaaggagcaatgatgatgacatgtcaaatcggtaaaattactgaatgaacaatactgagctctccagagaaaaaaaataaataaaaaaataaaataaaataaaagatcatATTGGGaaggttgaaaaaaacaaacaaacatcatcaCATACCTGTACTGCTGTCTCGTGTCACATCTTCCTGCATTGGTCTCCCGCAGCTTGGTTGCTAAGACTCtgatgatgtttaaaaataagacaaaattgACCTGCCAAAAGGTAAACACATAATGAGCGGGTTTTGATTCCCCACAAGCTGTAATCGAGCCGGTCGGTGCAAGCGATTTTCTTCACAGCGggttggggaagggggggggggggggggggtcatccaATGGAAAGTGTGCACTTACAACCACAGCTGCAAGTATAGGCACTTGATAAATCCATTTCAAATTGCCCGCACTTAAGTCCCAGCACCTGTGACAAGATAAACAACAAAAGTGGGATaagcattaaataaataatgtcatCCAAGATTTCTTTAAGCAATCCAGAGAAGAACCTTCTTCATCCCTCTtttacaatcaatcaatcaaaagtcAACTCAAGTTTAAACGGCTCCATTTTGTTCACTTGAGTGAAGCTGTGGAAGACGTGACAAACTGAATTGGGGCCCTGGCAAGATGAGGTCGGAAAAAAAGCAATGTGCACTCACTCCGTGTCCGCAAATGTGGCCCTCACTGTCGCCCAAACGCTCACAAACATGGCCGGCACACCTGCGAAATCAAATATTCTCATTAGGAATAAAAAGCCCTCCGTGCGGACACCCGCTCGTTTGTTCTTCCCCGACGAAGATGGGCCAACGCAGCATCCACATTGTATGCGCTGTGCTGATGTCATCAATACGCACAGTGTGTACAATGCAGGTGTTGCGAAGCCCGTAATTGAAGGCGGCGACGTTACCAGATATAATCAAGATGACGGGTTTCGGTCATCACGTCAACTCACCCCATCCGATCAGAGTGAAGCCCCAAAGATATTTCCGGTCCGAGAAGAAGGTCATGAAGATGAGGCTGTGCAGGTACAGACCCTCCACCAGGATCCAGAAGTAGTTGGTCGCCAGGAAGTACATGAAAAGCGTCACAGCCGCCTTGCAGCCAATCTGCACGCAGAGAGCGGGAAGTCCAAGCTTCAAACACTTTTTACGCTCACGTGCAACTACATTAAATGCGGGAAAACATTAGTGTTCAAGGGTcatgtaatttcaataaattacttaattttataacatatatatgtatatatatatatatatatatatatatattaggggtgtgccaaaaaatccattctcatttagtacgattcagaatcgcttttaaatgccccaaaatctatttgattaaaattattttatactgtcttccctttgtgtgtgtgtgcctttattgggagcgctgttcatgttgtaccccatttggccacttaggggcagtgtggttccacgcggtctaatacactgttaagttgtagccacattagagagtagaaggaaaaagtcacgatcgagttattccaataaaagttttttgtttttttttgcagcgtggagccgttcctTTGGtcgataaaagtgccgcgagtagcgcgctaattagcattagcgagtcggactggagtagatcattacgattctttgaacatctataaattgaagcaaaaatcagtcaatcaaatcattttgaatcaaaaatcattcttaatcgaaaatcgattctgaatcgaatcgcacacccaaaaatcggaatcaaatcgtgagacgttcaaattcccacccctaatatatatatatatataaatgtgtgtgtgtgtagtaacatttttcacaaaacaCTAATGAACATTGaatataagtattttttttcaattattttgcaGAACCGATTAATGATAAATTGATCAATGATGTATTGATTGATTGGGGAAATTAAGACATTCACCAATTTTTCGTAAAATATCGGCCAACAACCGTACTGCTTTCCGTATCTTTTATTCCCCCCAAATGTGTTCTGTGTTGATCTCGGGCGGGGTTCAGCGCTCCACTAAAAAAACGTACACAACAGCAAACATAAACCGTTTAAATGGCGAGGCTGGTTGGGATTAAGGGCTTCATCCCCTCAGGATTCCAAGGTCCGCTTGAAATAGGAGCTTTTCTTTCGCATGACATAAAAAGCCCGGTAACAAGATCGGAACAAATAACCTGAGCTTTGCCTCTGACTCCACTCAAGGTATTTTGTGCAAAAGGTGTCACCCGAACCGGCTTAAATGAGGGCAGACGCACGCCCTCGCACAGGAAAACACGCGTGGGAACACAAATAGACAACACGCCGATCCGATAACCTCACCATGCAGAGAGAATAAGACTCACTTTTGAGAAATGTAGTCATTTAGTGAGAGTGCGCAGATGCACCAAAGATTCAACCACACGTTGCGTAACAACTGGAATACGGAAACAACTGCCATTGTGTCTGCTTATATACGATTTGAGCAGATGATGTGCAGTTGTCACGACACAATGAGAGGAAGTCTCAGGAGAGGCAGCCGCATTTGGCCAGCCATCGATTCTGCTCCAGTTGTGCTTGCCCTCGCGGCTTGTTGCTTAGCTGCCGCGACGCTTGTGTTGTCAGAGGCCTCTCGTCGCTGATTACTGACGCCTCTTTATTGTCCGCTGTCGTCTTACGGGCTGCTGCATTGATTCCGTTCCCGTGGAAGCTGATTCGAAAAATGGTATGCGCATGAATGTAAACCAGGCGGCGTTTACACTACAAGTGCCCAACAATTCTTaaccccttttcacactgcactcactAAGTGTCACTTAAGCTCACAAAAGAACCGGTGAGGTACGTGTGCCGCTCGCATAAATTTTTTGCCATAAGTTTCACTATTTTATCAGCAGGTGCATGTGTAATTATAAACAATGGTTAAATATTATTGCAAAACATAGAAATAAGTATCTGTGTGACCTCTTTCTTTGCAGATATCCCATTTTATAAGGTGGAGATCTGTGGTTTCAcccagtgttttcattttgagcAGGATTGTGGGTAATAATGGGTGAACTTAACGactgttatttttacatttaaaagctATGACTTCTAAACATCGTCTTTGTTTCTACTGGTAACATTCTTATTAGTGATGAACCCATGTCTTTTCCAGGGCCGATACGATACGAATTATTATCGGCCAAGGAGGCCAAGGAGGCCGATATTTAATTGAAacagaaaacagaaaatattagcgtaaaaaaaaaaaaacagcctttgagcatatttgttaaaagtttaaCCATATAGAGGATGGAAacattcttaaattaaattaaattctgtaaacattttaacaaaatggTAAACTTTCACTTAATTTGGTTtaaaattgtgaacaaaaataaaaagtacagggCGTTTCCAGTTTCGGCAGCATCTCTCATAAAgggaaattttaaataaatccataaataaaaagttaacccagttttaaattgatcaatGAGCGACGAACGCTTGCGAACTTagcaaatttggggttttcgtcggggttcgtaaaaggttccCAAAGATgtttgcagacagtgaaaaattgtctgaacatgttcaaaaatgtctttgcgacaataAAAATTGTTTGTGACAAGTGAAAACGGTCTGTTATcatctttgcaacattttacaaaccctgacaaaaattttttaattcagcaagttCGCAAGTATTCGCTGCTCAGtcggggtgtgaattgcctcgtacctggccattcgattcgtatcacgattcataggtcacgattcgataccgattaatcccgatacaaatctagaaattgattattgcgatttttttaaaattctaatttaaaaaatactaatcagtaaacttgtacatgtgcactgtaagatttgcatcaaaatgtattcatctgaaaattcaggttgcagtctgtttcatgtttgaacggcactgaaataaaatattatggcttaatgttccattaatataacattcttccatgtttaatgtgtgaatcctaaccctaagtaagacgttttgttgaatattcccatcaaaaatgattttttttttaatccgacTTGTAAAAAAGTACGATGCTGATGTTCGTCAAAATACGAAATATCgacaccgataatcggcccggccacTAATCAGGCCGTTCCTAATTCTTATTGTCATACACTGAATTTGCAGTCAGCAAATTAAATGATGTTGAGGGCCTTACAAGGGACAAACTTTGAAGATATGAGGGCATTTTATTTAGACTCACATGAAGGGGATACAGCAATCTGTACGACGATTTTAATTGTCGCATCAGAGAACGATTCTCAAAGTAGTTTCACGCTGAATACCTTTTTTGTGACGGAGAAAATCTACCGAAGGCATTAGGCAGATTATTAGCTTGCATATTCACGCATGCATGAAAAGCACACAGTTTAAAGTGTAGTTTGGACGGGGGGTGCCGGGGTTGCGGGAGCCAAACAGCGCCAGCCTCGAGTAAATGCTTGGCACGGGGACAAAAAAGCCGCGTTTATTTGCTCCGACCCTGGAAAAGCCAGGGTGAGACGTTGCAAAAAAGAGACTCAACACTTCCTTTTGCACAGGCTCGATGCTTCACACCTCACTTGAAACATGTGCACAGACAGTGCTGTGgaataacaactaaaaaaaataaataaataaagaagaagaaggaaaaaaatcaagaattCATCAAAACAGTTGTGAGCCCTTTTGAGCCGTTGTACCATCTATATTTGCCCATACGCTGGCTGAGGGCGTTTCTTCAACTGCAGCTTGGGCAAGGCGGTTATTATGGGCTATTTTGTAATAACATTTAACAATCATACTTGCAGAAAAGGACTTATATCAAGCAAAACTGGAGTTTATAATGACATAAAACAGCTATTCTGGAGAAAAGTAACAtatcatataaataaaaaaaatcacatggctCGTCATCAAAACTTGGACGCATAGAAAATTGCTTTTATGCACAACATTGGCCACAAAAGTTCTatcttattttcttttcaaaatcaTTGAGGTCACgacaatattatttaaatgtgctAATCGGGACACACAAAACATTGTGCCGCTATCACGTGGGTATTAGAGCCGTTGCAACTAACTTTTAATAGTCGATTAGTGtgttgattattttggtaaataattgatgaatcggataaaaagaaacacttttttaaattccatccttttgttaaaaaaacaaaacgcagacattatttaaaaataataacaaattattATGATTTGTCAACTTTAAGTCAAAGGAGATTTGCAAATGTTTATTTGgattcaacattaaaaataataaatataaaaaaatcatctgtTTGCTTTCCTCAGAGAAATCcaataatatttactgttgacaGGCTGAATTTGTGAGGTTTTgtaagttttttaaattaaacaatgttTCTGAAAAATTAttgaacttttaaaaaataattgctgattaatttgattaattgttgcatctcaaataaaaaaaacacacacacacatttatatatatatatacacacacacacatatatatatatatatatatatatatatatatatatatatatatatatatatatatatatatatatatatgtgtgtgtatatatatatacacacacacacacacacacatacacacacatatatatatatatatatatatatatatatataaaacgatATTTGGGACATTACGGAACATGGACAAACCTTTAAGACTTAGCAGGCACATTTCAGGACTTTACAAAAGTCACATATAATCTAAGTGACTATTTTTATGCCTCCGtagatgctgctgttttggtgagCAACAGGGGTCAGCAGTCTTGTGAACAATAAGGTCTAAGAAATGGGATTTTTACACTTACTGAaggattcataaaaaaaaaaaataaaataaaataaaataaactagaTTAGCAAGACGTGCAAAGTGGAGGccagcgtgttttttttttttgtattggctTTGCACTTACAAAATGCGCTTTGTTGGATGGGGGGGCCTCGGTGATGGATTTGAGCTCTTCCACCGTGACGCGCTCAACGTCCTCCAAGGCGGATCCCGAGTAGAGCACCACATCCTTGACGAAGATGCTCACAGCTCTCAGCATGTAGGACACGAAGAGGTGCATGTGGATGTAGTTTCTGGTGCAGTGCAGACGCCTGAGAacacacaaaatggcggctCTTTACATCTGGCAGTAACCGTTATTATTGATCAGCTTGACTGCAACACATTCCTGGCAGTTTTATCAAAGCAGGgctgataaaaataaatttaaataaattaaataaatgaatggtcCATTTTAATGCATTGAAATTTCAAAACATCTTTGGCGGGTTATGATAAGGAACGGGCTATCATTTCTACATATATTATCAACTGTAACgataagtattattattattatttttttaatattatcaaGTGGAATAAGTCAGTATTTGCAGCCAGTcttatcaaacttttttttttttctgatcccAGAATCCTTTGCAATACGGTAAACCTCCAACTATTTGAAATAGCAAGCATATGCTCCAGAGATTAATTTATTGAATTTGCCCATAAATTGCCTGCACACTAACTGTGGCGAGGTCGTGCATTCTTGTAACTCCCGTGTCAATATCGCTAATCCCAATACAATCTAAAATGTCTTTGCCCATTTAATGAGCTCGAGATTTGACAAGGCAGCCTATTGATCGCAAGCGGTGTGCGACAACTAATCTATCCCACATTTCCCAGGTGAGAAATTGGCACATTAATGTGAAATATCTTCTGTCCCTGCTTGGGAAAACATTTGGGGAGCGCCGGTGTCTCCGAGCTGACGTGTTTGAGTTGAGACGTGCTTCTGGAACAGCCGAGCCGGAATGTCAGATGGGCCCTTGGGAGAATTTATGAAACTCATTTGGCCCTTGTACATATTGCCCGGTGCCAGTGGGGAGCGACGCTGAAGCCTTCTGACGGCTCGCGTGGAAACATTAGTAAACAGAGTGTCGATTCCTGACACTTCCTGTTGCCCGTTTCGTTCCAAAAGTGCTTGAACGGGCCATGAAAAACATCAGCAGACTGAATGAGAGCACGTAAGAGCTCCTTATCGTCATCATCTGAGCGTTTAGTTTACTACAGAGCTGCagtaaagaaaatgtgttttctatTCTAGAGATATACCGACATGTGTTTTTTCAGGGTCGATATTGATGCCGATTGTGAGCAGTCAAgaaggccgataaccgatatttggagccgatattcttTTTCGGTTAAAATGAGGGAAAAATATTGGCGTCCAAATTTTTTGagatacaaatgccaatctagacgttgtaatgtcttaaagaaCGTCTATTGAAcactttttcagacttttcaaaatgtagacatttatctTAGAAGATATACAATGCTTTtcaatttctaacaaaatgttcagaaatCTCCCAAGGTAATCAGTAcgtgttaaaaatgtacatgGAAATTTAAACATAGCTCTTTATAGTTTGATaagttgaacaaaaacaaaaggttcagaaggttcccagagtcagcagcatctcttagaaATTTAACTGACAATTTAAAGAAATAGTTCCCagagattaaaatgtttttagattgaccttttatcggctgccagatttaaaaaaaaaaaaggccgataccgatatccgtcaaaatgcccaatatcggcgcagattatcggtctatccctaatctCTTCATTAAGAATTCTATGTTAAAACATTTGTcgggcaaaaaaagaaagtggtcggacgtGCAATCTGAATTCACGGACgtttggtgttccacagggttcaattccggggcctttgctgttttcattatatctgctgcccctgggttccacgTACCCTAATGggctacttttaaaaaaaataaataaattttacacACTCCATATGTGCCATGTTGTTGTGTTAATGAACATTTCTAGGATCCACCATGAAAAATGGGGTACGTTCACCACCGCTCGCAGCTTTGCTTATATTCAAAATGCTGCTGATTTTGTGCCTTTGAATAGAGAAAGAAGCACCGCTCACACATAGATTGGAATCCGCACAGTACCtattattagtattaatatTGAAGAAGCACGAGCAGCCTCAAAGTCAGTTGAAAGTCAAAGATTTCATACAGCACAGTACTTTTTGCATGCTTTGCCTTGACATGAATGTAATCAGTAGTGAAGTAACAAAGTACTTTTTTCATGCCTTGGTaacttgagtatttattttttctgacatttaGCTACACCATACGGAAAACCAGATATTTGCACTTTCTATTCttcacttttgaaaaaaaaaaagcttgttatTGACGtcaaggtgtaaaaaaaaaagaaaaaaatagacgtAAATAGAAAGAGGTCAAATCAACCTCAGCTGAGATGTTGATTGATGATTGAGAGCTTGGAGACTCATAAAGCAGGAACAAAAATCAACAGCTGCGACACGGAGCAATGTGGACCAGCGAGTATTGATGACAATGGCAACAGATTGTGACAAGAATCTATTCCCTATCCATGAATTTATGAGATATATTTCAAGATGTCGGCTAGAAGAAGTATTCGTATCAAATGCTTTGAGACTTGTGTCCTAAAAACAACAAGCTGAAAAAACGACATGTTTCAAAGTATAATGGATTTCAGTCTTGAACTttagtagtcttttttttttttgtatgtatctATACAGTTTGCACTTCTCAAGCTGCTAGCCAGTGCTAATTTCGTCAGCAAAAATGTTTCGGCATATATCGTCACAATTTTTTGGGTAgacgaaaactaaaatagaagccattcatggAGACAATGATGTTAActaaattgactgacaatttcctCAATgacgaaaatgaaaacaacagtgACGAAActtcacaaaatccaatcagaagaaggAATAAAACGCTGGTtggagaaaagaaccactcgGAAACTgctcactgcactttatttaatgttcaaacacgtttacattcattgtgcagctgtaagattAATCTCAGGCaaatatgcactttttttttttaaaatttaggtgaaaactaaaTTTTAAGACGGCATATTATCAGTTCAAcgtgtttcattgaaacaaagttttctTGCGtattaaactacagttacaaatagtTGTGTTATagttttctgtataaaagttcaTATGTATGTTGAAGGAAAACATAGGAAaactaaatttgttttttattttcgaCGACTAAAAtaagattaaaacaaaaatacaatcagatggcTAAAACTgtaattaacttttttactgccaaacgAGTGCCATCTTTCAAGGCgagcagaatattgtgttttatgacTATGTAAACATGGTGGAAaccatatgaaagattgaattccattagaaaaaaagtatgattcttacttattccgttctttagtacctttcaccttttgaaaataggtcatttgagtgacatcaagctataatggaaaaaaaataaggagaaaagaagctttttgtgaaaagatacattttctgcacaatagtgactttgacactgatatttttt is a window of Vanacampus margaritifer isolate UIUO_Vmar chromosome 2, RoL_Vmar_1.0, whole genome shotgun sequence DNA encoding:
- the pth1r gene encoding parathyroid hormone/parathyroid hormone-related peptide receptor isoform X2, translated to MGSTALLHSLDLLLISLLCTFCLAHADDVLTKEEQIALLFKAKRKCEGLVKSRQGKLPDGNCLPEWDGIVCWPEGTSGKLVSTSCPEYIYDFNHRGRTYRRCGSNGTWEISTANNKTWANYSECAKFLYHYNQSQEKDVFHRLYLIYTVGYSVSLGSLIVAVVILGYFRRLHCTRNYIHMHLFVSYMLRAVSIFVKDVVLYSGSALEDVERVTVEELKSITEAPPSNKAHFIGCKAAVTLFMYFLATNYFWILVEGLYLHSLIFMTFFSDRKYLWGFTLIGWGVPAMFVSVWATVRATFADTECWDLSAGNLKWIYQVPILAAVVVNFVLFLNIIRVLATKLRETNAGRCDTRQQYSQSREVVRRPEEGPKKRKESEIQHLPNRLKSVKFYLVKKVAEAPELNPVERHMFRYTREFILHILYIYIYIYIYIYIYIYTAKTL